GCCGTGCTTGCGGCGCACGTGTTCACCGCGTCGGTCGCGACGCTCACCGGCCCGCTGCAGTTCTGGCCGTGGCTGCGCAGCCGGTACCCGACCGTGCACCGGTGGAGCGGCGAGCGTGATCACCACCCGGCTGCTGATACCGCCACTCATGCTGGCCGCGGTGCCGCAGATGGACACGATGTACGCGGGCGACGCCGCGGCGGCGCTGCTGCACGACGTGGCGAGCGGTAGCACGTGGCTGGCGTTGTTCGTGCACGTGCTTTTCGCCGAATGGTACGTGCTGCGGCGCCGCGCTACTTCGCGTCCTTGAACAGGGAGTGCGACATCATCCGGCTCGCCGCGACGGCGGTGGACCTGATCAGCGACTTGAAGACCGGCGCCGGCACCGTCGTCATGGCCGGCGGGCGGGACGGCTGCGACTCGGCCCCGGCGGGCGCGCTCGCGGCTTCGTTCGGCTGCACGCACAGTCCTCTCTCTCGCTGTCCGCCCCTGGACGGCGCTGCCGGCAACCCGGTTCCCGTACGCCGGTATCCAGTTGGTGCCGGTATCTCCCATACACTGACCAGCGATGATTTTCAAGGCGGTGGGCGACAGGCGCCCCTACCCCGACCACGGCTACAGCCATCGGCAGTGGGCCGAGATACCGCCACGCCAGATTCGCCTCGATCAGCTGATCACCACGAAGAACAACCTCGACCTGGGCCAGCTGCTCGCCGACGACTCCACCTTCTACGGTGACCTGTTCGCGCACGTCGTGGAGTGGCAGGGCGAGCTCTACCTGGAGGACGGACTGCATCGGGCCCTGCGCAGCGCGTTGCATCAGCGCAACGTGCTGCACGCCAGGGTGCTGGTCCTGGAGAGCTGACCGGCCCGAGCCGGCCAGGTAGCGAGCCGGTCACAATCCGGGCGTCCTGGAGCCAACCACGCACCTTGCTCGTCTCCTACAGTGTTGTCGAGTGCCAACGAGGAGTCTTCACGTGCCCGTACTGCCGCCTGGATCGCACCGCCGCGCATCGCTCGTTCCCGTGACGTTCGTGCTGCTGGCCAGCCTGTTGCTCGGCGCCTGCGGCACCGGCGAGCCCGTGACGAAACCGACCGAGCCGACGAAGTCGAAGTCCTCGAAGCCGACCAAGAAGGCCACGACGAAAGCCGACGAGCTCGACGACCTGTTCGCCGACTCGGACAGTGACGGCATCCCCGACCGCGTGCAGCAGGAGATGGGCGAGGACCCGGCCGGCGACAAGTGCGCCTCCCAGGTCTGCAAGGCCGAGGAGAAGGCCAGAGCCACCAACATGGCGAAGATCGTGCGGGGCACGAGCACGATGATCATCCTGGACAGCTCGGGCTCCATGGTCAGCAAGACAAAGGACGGCACCACGCGGATGGCCGCGGCCAAGAAGGCCATCCGTAACTACGTCGACAACGCGCCGCAGTCCACCGAACGGCTCGGCCTCATGGTGTTCGGGCACGAGGGCAGCAACCAGCGGTCCGACCGGCGGATGAGCTGCCGCGGCATCGACACGCTGGAGTCGGTCGGCAGCCTGACGAAGGACAACGTCGGCGGCACGCTCAACCAGTTCGAGCCGACCGGGTGGACCCCGCTCGGCGCGTCGATCCGGGCCGCGACGAAGGGGTTCGCGAGCGAGCGCAACCGGGTCAACAAGATCGTCGTGGTCAGCGACGGCATCGACGAGTGCGGCGGCAACCCGCAGGCCGAGGCCCGCAAGCTCCGCCGCTCCGGGTTCAACGTCGAGATCGACGTCGTCGGCATCGGGGTGAAGGGCGGCGGCAACCCGACCGGCAAGCAGCTGGGCGGGGTCGCGCACGCCACCGGCGGCACGTACACCCCGGTGAGCGACACCGCCGGGCTGGAGTCGTACTTCAACGGCCGGCTGGGCGACTGGGTGGCCACCGCGCAGCTCAGCGAGTGCGTCGCGAAGCAGTTCATGGACTACGCCAGCTGCCAGGCGGTGCGGTGGCAGAAGGCCAAGTCGAGGCTCGACGCCGAGGTGAAGCGGCTGCGCTCGGCCGGCAAGGACACCGAGGCCGACCAGCTGCAGCGGCAGATGAACCAGACCGCGAACTACTACCTGAAGACGCTGACCAGCAGGGGTCTCGGCGCCGCGAAGAACTTCACGCCGAACTCGGCCGAGGTCAAGCAGATCATGAGCTATCTGGAGAAGACGGAGAACGGGCGGGCCGTGCTGAAGGCCAACAACGTGCCCTGCTCGGCCGACTGAACCGACCGCGCGCGGCTACCGGAAACCTGCGCGCACCGGCCTACTGGTCTCAGGTAGGCTGCCGCACGGTGGCGTGTCCGAGCGGCCGAAGGAGCACGCCTCGAAAGCGTGTGAGGGTCCGCCCTCCGTGGGTTCAAATCCCACCGCCACCGCCATGGCGGTCGCCCGCGTCTCCGCTGGTCGAAGACCTCACGGTCTCCCCGGAGACGCGGGCGATCTCGATGTAAGAGGCCCCGTCAGCGCCGGTCGGCGAAGAAGTCGCGTAGTCGCCGGCCGCACTCGTCGGCGAGCACGCCGCCGAGCACCTCGGGCCGGTGGTTCAGCCGCGGGTCCCTGATCACGTCCCACAGCGAGCCGGCCGCGCCGGCCTTCGGGTCGACGGCGCCGTACACGACGGTGGCGATCCGGGCGAGCACCGTGGCGCCCGCACACATGGTGCACGGCTCCAGCGTGACCACGAGCACGCAGCCGTCCAGCCGCCAGCTGCCGGCCCGGGCGCTG
The nucleotide sequence above comes from Streptosporangiales bacterium. Encoded proteins:
- a CDS encoding DUF2306 domain-containing protein, whose product is MQPSRIEPRSEFHLAVLAAHVFTASVATLTGPLQFWPWLRSRYPTVHRWSGERDHHPAADTATHAGRGAADGHDVRGRRRGGAAARRGER
- a CDS encoding type II toxin-antitoxin system VapB family antitoxin; protein product: MIFKAVGDRRPYPDHGYSHRQWAEIPPRQIRLDQLITTKNNLDLGQLLADDSTFYGDLFAHVVEWQGELYLEDGLHRALRSALHQRNVLHARVLVLES
- a CDS encoding VWA domain-containing protein, with protein sequence MPVLPPGSHRRASLVPVTFVLLASLLLGACGTGEPVTKPTEPTKSKSSKPTKKATTKADELDDLFADSDSDGIPDRVQQEMGEDPAGDKCASQVCKAEEKARATNMAKIVRGTSTMIILDSSGSMVSKTKDGTTRMAAAKKAIRNYVDNAPQSTERLGLMVFGHEGSNQRSDRRMSCRGIDTLESVGSLTKDNVGGTLNQFEPTGWTPLGASIRAATKGFASERNRVNKIVVVSDGIDECGGNPQAEARKLRRSGFNVEIDVVGIGVKGGGNPTGKQLGGVAHATGGTYTPVSDTAGLESYFNGRLGDWVATAQLSECVAKQFMDYASCQAVRWQKAKSRLDAEVKRLRSAGKDTEADQLQRQMNQTANYYLKTLTSRGLGAAKNFTPNSAEVKQIMSYLEKTENGRAVLKANNVPCSAD
- a CDS encoding nucleoside deaminase, translating into MRAALAEADRAAAAGEVPVGAAVYAAEGELLATGRNAREADQDPTAHAELMALRAASARAGSWRLDGCVLVVTLEPCTMCAGATVLARIATVVYGAVDPKAGAAGSLWDVIRDPRLNHRPEVLGGVLADECGRRLRDFFADRR